The sequence CGGGCGCCCGCACAGGTTTATCCAAAACAACCACCTGCCATCGTTCCGGTGAAATCATTCCCAATTTTTCCCGGGCGATAGCCTCAATGCGTTGAGGAGCCTGCAACTGTTCAATCGAAAGATGAAGCGCGTCATTTCGCTTCATGAGGTTGACCTTGCGGGAGCGCAATCCCTCGATGGGATGCGCCACGATATTGGTTCGCGTATAGAGCCAGCTATAGGTAAAGGCGGTGACGATGATGGGGAAAAGAAACGGCGCGATTTGAATGATCTGCCTGAGATTTTTAAGGACAAGGCTCTTTGGGCGCCTTTTTTTCTTTTTGGCTTGAACGTTCTTCTTTGGGGACATCATTTACTATCCTCTGAGATTTTCTCAGCGGCCCGCAGTCGCGCGCTGCGACTGCGAGGATTTGCCGAAACCTCCTCGGGCGACGGTTCGACGGGTTTGGGCGTCAGTATCTTCAGAGTCGGTTTCTTCCCGCATACGCACTGCGGGAGGTCCGGCGGACAGATGCATCCGCGAGCAAAACGCCTGAAGGTGCGTTTGACGATCCTGTCCTCGAGCGAATGAAATGAAATAACGCTTATGCGCCCGCCCGCCTTCAAACGTCCGATGCCTGCGTTCAGACCGGCCTGCAAATGTTCGAGCTCCGAATTCACTGCGATGCGCAACGCCTGGAACGAACGAGTCGCCGGATCGATGCGAGAAGGCCGCCGCCATCGAACGGCATCCTGAATAATTTTTGCGAGCCGCGTCGTCGTTTGAATTGGTGTATGCACCCGCTCCCGAACCATTGCCTTTGCGATGTTTCGGGCGTTCGGCTCTTCGCCGAAGCGATGGAGAATATCAGCGATCTGCTGTTCCGAATACGTGTTGACGATGTGCCATGCGGAAATTTTCTGACGCGAATCCATCCGCATGTCCAGCGGTCCCTCTTTCTTGAAGCTGAATCCCCTCTCGGGATCATCGACCTGAAATG is a genomic window of Candidatus Abyssobacteria bacterium SURF_5 containing:
- the rsmH gene encoding 16S rRNA (cytosine(1402)-N(4))-methyltransferase RsmH, producing the protein MPFTHNNDLQPVHVPVLAESAVSLLACSPGKIIVDATVGGGGHAQLILDRLGGEGMLVGLDRDAAALEIARRRLGPRPNVILVHENFSHLAQVLDDLNLPAMDALLLDLGLSSFQVDDPERGFSFKKEGPLDMRMDSRQKISAWHIVNTYSEQQIADILHRFGEEPNARNIAKAMVRERVHTPIQTTTRLAKIIQDAVRWRRPSRIDPATRSFQALRIAVNSELEHLQAGLNAGIGRLKAGGRISVISFHSLEDRIVKRTFRRFARGCICPPDLPQCVCGKKPTLKILTPKPVEPSPEEVSANPRSRSARLRAAEKISEDSK